From bacterium, the proteins below share one genomic window:
- a CDS encoding J domain-containing protein — protein MKFQDYYETLEVSRDASQADIKKAFKKQARLFHPDVNKEPGAEDKFKQVNEAYEVLGDEQKRRQYDALGANWKNGQEFRPPPNWEDLFGGQFGGGRETSRGQAFGGGGGFSDFFEAIFGSGGFQQAGSGGTSYRDPFGQARAVRGSNLETSIHITLAEAFSAGTKKVSFDLISTAQDGRRQKEKKSFNIKIPKGIQSGKVIRLAKQGAPGSSGGEAGDLLIRVFISEDSRFVVSDKNLLSDIQITPWEAALGTSLPIKTIDGTVTLKVPAGSQSGQKLRVKGKGYFDAKGNRGDLLLSTKIVVPKDLTKEEKELFEKLSNVSQFNPRDE, from the coding sequence GTGAAATTCCAAGATTACTACGAGACCTTGGAGGTGAGTCGGGATGCCTCTCAAGCAGATATAAAGAAAGCATTCAAAAAGCAGGCGAGGCTCTTCCATCCAGATGTCAATAAAGAGCCAGGAGCTGAAGATAAATTTAAGCAGGTCAACGAAGCATACGAAGTGCTGGGAGATGAACAGAAACGACGTCAGTACGATGCACTTGGTGCAAACTGGAAAAATGGACAAGAGTTTCGGCCTCCACCAAACTGGGAGGATCTCTTTGGCGGACAGTTCGGTGGAGGGCGTGAGACCTCAAGAGGACAAGCGTTCGGAGGCGGGGGTGGATTTAGCGACTTTTTTGAAGCAATTTTTGGGAGTGGCGGATTTCAACAAGCAGGCAGCGGTGGGACTTCCTATCGTGATCCCTTCGGACAAGCAAGGGCCGTTCGTGGAAGTAACCTGGAAACAAGTATACACATAACTCTCGCCGAAGCCTTTTCCGCTGGAACGAAGAAAGTCTCCTTCGATCTCATATCTACAGCTCAGGATGGTCGCCGCCAGAAAGAGAAAAAAAGCTTCAATATCAAGATTCCGAAAGGTATCCAATCGGGAAAAGTCATTCGGCTGGCAAAGCAAGGTGCCCCAGGAAGTTCAGGTGGAGAAGCAGGAGACCTTCTCATACGAGTGTTTATCTCGGAGGACTCTCGGTTCGTTGTTTCAGACAAAAATCTTCTATCTGATATTCAGATAACACCGTGGGAAGCAGCTCTCGGTACTTCTCTCCCCATAAAAACTATCGATGGAACCGTGACCTTGAAAGTTCCAGCTGGCTCTCAGTCGGGTCAGAAACTCAGAGTAAAGGGGAAGGGGTACTTCGATGCAAAAGGCAATCGCGGCGATCTCTTGCTATCTACGAAGATCGTAGTTCCCAAAGATTTGACAAAAGAGGAAAAAGAGCTTTTCGAGAAGCTCTCTAACGTCTCACAGTTTAATCCACGGGATGAGTAA